One Paracidovorax avenae ATCC 19860 genomic region harbors:
- a CDS encoding AraC family transcriptional regulator: protein MKTSRAEARYRARVARVVAHIVAHPLSTHRLEDLAALAHFSPWHFHRLYAGVTGESVAVTVRRVRLAHAASLLQEGMLSVTEIALASGYESPQAFSRAFSQFSGQAPSAFQAAMQRLAPDAPEERLAASSPATTVRLIEQPAQQVLALRHRGPAATIPHTHRRLRWLIGELPGTVWLGMCREDAGDPGSGLCYHAAAALAETLAHAMHPDIERIDIPAGLYACHRLAGPYTRINAAFNALYARWLPASGYEPDDRPALEHYLNSPRNAAPAELRTDLLVPVRPTPATP, encoded by the coding sequence ATGAAGACAAGCCGGGCGGAGGCCCGATACAGGGCGCGGGTCGCGCGCGTGGTGGCGCACATCGTGGCGCACCCGCTGTCCACGCACCGTCTCGAGGACCTGGCCGCCCTGGCCCATTTCTCGCCCTGGCACTTCCACCGCCTCTATGCGGGGGTTACGGGCGAAAGCGTGGCCGTGACGGTGCGGCGCGTGCGCCTGGCCCACGCGGCCAGCCTGCTGCAGGAAGGCATGCTGAGCGTGACCGAGATCGCGCTGGCCTCCGGCTACGAGAGCCCCCAGGCGTTCTCGCGGGCCTTCAGCCAGTTCAGCGGGCAGGCGCCCAGCGCCTTCCAGGCCGCCATGCAGCGCCTCGCGCCGGACGCGCCTGAGGAGCGGCTTGCCGCCAGCAGCCCTGCGACCACCGTGCGGCTCATCGAGCAGCCCGCGCAACAGGTGCTCGCCCTGCGGCACCGCGGCCCCGCCGCCACGATTCCCCACACGCATCGGCGACTGCGCTGGCTGATCGGCGAACTCCCCGGCACGGTGTGGCTGGGCATGTGCCGGGAGGATGCCGGGGACCCCGGCTCCGGGCTGTGCTATCACGCCGCGGCGGCTCTGGCAGAGACGCTGGCCCACGCCATGCATCCGGACATCGAACGGATCGACATTCCGGCGGGCCTGTACGCCTGCCACCGCCTGGCCGGGCCCTACACCCGCATCAACGCGGCGTTCAATGCGCTTTACGCCCGCTGGCTGCCGGCCAGCGGCTACGAGCCCGATGACCGGCCCGCGCTGGAGCATTACCTGAACTCGCCGCGCAACGCGGCCCCTGCAGAACTGCGCACCGACCTGCTCGTTCCGGTGCGCCCTACCCCGGCAACCCCATGA
- the dnaE gene encoding DNA polymerase III subunit alpha: MFVHLRLHTEFSVVDGTTRIDEVAKAASKDGQPALAITDLHNLFGAIKFYKEARGKGVKPVLGAEVSIEPETAGNPPGRILLLAQGRQGYLNLCEMLARAWTRNVVKNVPLCTWEWLEELGGDLIALSGAQAGPVGQAFTRGDDAGAARVALRLAGLFPHRFYLELQRAGRPEDESQVVAAVQLAARLNLPVVATQPTQFLTADDYEAHEARVCIAEGEILANPRRVRRFTREQYFKSSAQMEALFADVPTAIANTLEIARRCSLTLVLGKPRLPDFPTPNGMPIDEYFRYASFEGLEERLKHLFRNEAERDKQRPRYVERLEFELNTILKMGFPGYFLIVGDFIQWAKENGCPVGPGRGSGAGSLVAYALKITDLDPLQYNLLFERFLNPERVSMPDFDIDFCQSNRDRVIDYVKDKYGKNAVSQIATFGTMAAKAAIRDVGRVMDMSYTFCDGISKLVPGKPGMSYTLAYPPEVKKEGDKNNYALELEPMLYERVRKEEDVKTVIEMAQKLEGMTRNIGMHAGGVLIAPGKLTDFCPLYQQPGSESAVSQYDKDDVEAIGLVKFDFLGLATLTILEIAREFIMKRHKGQENFAFENIPLDDAPTYRLFSEGKTEAVFQFESRGMQGMLKEARPSRLEDLIALNALYRPGPMDLIPTFVNRKHGKEPVEYPHPLVEPVLAETYGIMVYQEQVMQTAQVLGGYSLGGADMLRRAMGKKKAEEMAEHREIFRKGAAEKGIGQDKADEVFDLMEKFAGYGFNKSHAAAYSLLAYHTGWLKVHYTAEFFCANMTVEMDDTDKLKVLYEDAMKMGLTFEPPDVNRGMYRFEPVTDKVIRYGLGAVKGTGQQAIEAIIAAREGRGVGPRGDTKGPFASLFDFCARVDRTRLNKRTLEALIKAGAFDAIEMNRASLVASIDRAFDFANSLIANANQGGLFDMMGDDSHGSSTQDPALVEMLPWGVKERLTQEKTAVGFYLSGHLFDEVEKEVRRFIRTPIEELADSREPQIMAGIVSDFRVINGQRGRLALFKLDDKSAMIEASADENVINAHRDLLKEDEFVVLLGRLQLDHFSGGLRVKVMQGWDLASARAKFGRYLQVAVGDCAPDVQRLVREFPPKRQETPEGEVLVHGLRVRMGVRCRSEGQEAVAELQLGEGSRFFPSDAALAAWSAEAGSGVVNVVYDAG, translated from the coding sequence ATGTTTGTCCATTTGCGCCTGCACACCGAGTTTTCCGTCGTCGACGGCACCACCCGCATCGACGAAGTGGCCAAGGCGGCCTCGAAAGACGGCCAGCCCGCCCTCGCGATCACCGACCTCCACAACCTCTTCGGCGCCATCAAGTTCTACAAGGAAGCCCGCGGCAAGGGCGTCAAGCCCGTGCTGGGCGCGGAAGTCAGCATCGAGCCGGAGACCGCCGGCAACCCGCCCGGCCGCATCCTCCTGCTGGCCCAGGGCCGGCAGGGCTACCTGAACCTCTGCGAGATGCTGGCGCGCGCCTGGACGCGCAATGTCGTGAAGAACGTGCCGCTGTGCACGTGGGAATGGCTGGAAGAGCTGGGTGGCGACCTGATCGCGCTGTCCGGCGCCCAGGCGGGGCCCGTGGGCCAGGCCTTCACCCGCGGCGACGATGCCGGCGCGGCGCGCGTGGCGCTGCGGCTGGCCGGGCTGTTCCCGCACCGCTTCTACCTGGAGCTGCAGCGGGCGGGGCGCCCGGAAGACGAGTCCCAGGTGGTGGCGGCCGTGCAGCTGGCGGCACGCCTCAACCTGCCGGTGGTGGCAACCCAGCCCACGCAGTTCCTCACCGCCGACGACTACGAAGCCCACGAGGCCCGGGTCTGCATCGCGGAAGGGGAGATCCTCGCCAACCCGCGCCGGGTGCGCCGCTTCACCCGCGAGCAGTACTTCAAGTCGAGCGCGCAGATGGAGGCGCTCTTCGCCGACGTGCCGACGGCCATCGCCAACACGCTGGAGATCGCCAGGCGCTGCAGCCTGACACTGGTGCTCGGCAAGCCGCGCCTGCCGGACTTTCCCACACCCAACGGCATGCCCATCGACGAGTATTTCCGCTACGCCTCGTTCGAAGGGCTGGAGGAGCGCCTGAAGCACCTCTTCCGCAACGAGGCCGAACGCGACAAGCAGCGCCCGCGCTACGTGGAGCGGCTGGAGTTCGAGCTGAACACCATCCTGAAGATGGGGTTCCCGGGCTACTTCCTCATCGTGGGCGACTTCATCCAGTGGGCCAAGGAAAACGGCTGCCCGGTGGGCCCGGGCCGGGGTTCCGGCGCCGGCTCGCTCGTGGCCTATGCGCTCAAGATCACCGACCTGGATCCGCTGCAGTACAACCTGCTGTTCGAGCGCTTCCTGAACCCGGAGCGGGTGTCCATGCCCGACTTCGACATCGATTTCTGCCAGTCCAACCGCGACCGGGTGATCGACTACGTGAAGGACAAGTACGGCAAGAACGCCGTGAGCCAGATCGCCACCTTCGGCACCATGGCAGCCAAGGCCGCCATCCGCGACGTGGGCCGCGTCATGGACATGAGCTACACCTTCTGCGACGGCATCTCCAAGCTGGTGCCCGGCAAGCCCGGCATGTCCTACACGCTGGCCTATCCGCCCGAAGTGAAGAAGGAAGGCGACAAGAACAACTACGCGCTGGAACTGGAGCCCATGCTCTACGAGCGCGTGCGCAAGGAAGAGGACGTCAAGACCGTCATCGAGATGGCGCAGAAACTCGAGGGCATGACCCGCAACATCGGCATGCACGCCGGGGGCGTGCTGATCGCGCCGGGCAAGCTCACCGATTTCTGCCCGCTCTACCAGCAGCCGGGCAGCGAGTCGGCCGTGAGCCAGTACGACAAGGACGACGTGGAGGCGATCGGCCTCGTGAAGTTCGACTTCCTGGGCCTGGCCACGCTGACGATCCTGGAGATCGCGCGCGAGTTCATCATGAAGCGCCACAAGGGGCAGGAGAACTTCGCGTTCGAGAACATCCCGCTCGACGACGCGCCGACCTACCGGCTGTTCTCCGAAGGCAAGACGGAAGCCGTGTTCCAGTTCGAATCGCGCGGCATGCAGGGCATGCTGAAGGAAGCGCGCCCGAGCCGGCTGGAAGACCTGATCGCCCTGAACGCGCTCTACCGCCCGGGCCCGATGGACCTGATCCCCACCTTCGTGAACCGCAAGCACGGCAAGGAGCCGGTGGAGTATCCGCACCCGCTGGTGGAACCCGTGCTGGCCGAGACCTACGGGATCATGGTCTACCAGGAGCAGGTGATGCAGACCGCCCAGGTGCTGGGCGGCTACAGCCTCGGCGGCGCCGACATGCTGCGCCGGGCCATGGGCAAGAAGAAGGCCGAGGAGATGGCCGAGCACCGCGAGATCTTCCGCAAGGGCGCGGCCGAGAAGGGCATCGGCCAGGACAAGGCCGACGAGGTGTTCGATTTGATGGAGAAGTTCGCGGGCTACGGCTTCAACAAGTCGCACGCCGCCGCCTACTCCCTGCTGGCCTACCACACCGGCTGGCTCAAGGTGCACTACACGGCCGAGTTCTTCTGCGCCAACATGACGGTGGAAATGGACGACACCGACAAGCTGAAGGTGCTGTACGAAGACGCCATGAAGATGGGGCTCACCTTCGAGCCGCCGGACGTGAACCGCGGCATGTACCGCTTCGAGCCGGTGACGGACAAGGTGATCCGCTACGGGCTGGGCGCGGTCAAGGGTACCGGCCAGCAGGCGATCGAGGCGATCATCGCCGCGCGCGAGGGCCGCGGCGTGGGCCCGCGGGGCGACACCAAAGGTCCGTTCGCCAGCCTGTTCGACTTCTGCGCGCGGGTGGACCGCACCCGGCTCAACAAGCGCACGCTGGAGGCGCTCATCAAGGCGGGCGCGTTCGACGCCATCGAGATGAACCGCGCGTCGCTCGTGGCGTCGATCGACCGGGCCTTCGACTTCGCCAACTCCCTGATCGCCAACGCCAACCAGGGCGGCCTGTTCGACATGATGGGCGACGACTCGCACGGCTCCAGCACCCAGGATCCGGCCCTGGTGGAGATGCTGCCGTGGGGCGTGAAGGAGCGGCTCACCCAGGAAAAGACCGCCGTCGGCTTCTACCTGTCGGGCCACCTGTTCGACGAGGTGGAAAAGGAGGTCCGCCGCTTCATACGCACCCCGATCGAGGAGCTGGCCGACAGCCGGGAGCCGCAGATCATGGCGGGCATCGTGAGCGACTTCCGGGTGATCAACGGGCAGCGGGGCCGCCTGGCGCTGTTCAAGCTGGACGACAAGTCCGCCATGATCGAGGCTTCGGCCGACGAGAACGTGATCAATGCCCACCGCGACCTGCTCAAGGAGGATGAATTCGTGGTGCTGCTGGGGCGCCTGCAGCTCGACCATTTCAGCGGCGGCCTGCGCGTCAAGGTGATGCAGGGCTGGGATCTCGCCAGCGCGCGCGCCAAGTTCGGCCGCTACCTGCAGGTGGCGGTGGGCGACTGCGCGCCGGACGTGCAGCGCCTCGTGCGCGAATTCCCCCCGAAGCGCCAGGAAACGCCCGAGGGCGAGGTGCTGGTGCACGGCCTGCGCGTGCGCATGGGCGTGCGCTGCCGCTCCGAGGGGCAGGAGGCGGTGGCCGAACTGCAGCTCGGGGAGGGCAGCCGGTTCTTCCCCTCGGACGCGGCCCTGGCGGCCTGGAGCGCGGAGGCCGGCAGCGGGGTGGTGAACGTCGTGTACGACGCCGGCTGA
- a CDS encoding alpha/beta hydrolase family protein → MKRLLPALLASLCAVLAPAGHAAGLAFIDVPADAQGPALRGAVWSPCATPAAPIALPPLVLQGVRDCPVAGSRLPLVVMSHGTGGSALGHHDTAQALADAGFVVAAVHHPGDNFQDLSRQTKLSAFTTRPEDMRRLVDYMLGRWPGRAALAPQWVGIFGFSRGGYTALALAGAQPDWALRRDLCPAGSPLPLCREIASGALPPATPADPRIRAAVVVDPLSVFDARGLRTVRIPLQLWASELGGDGVTPESVRAVRDGLPTAPEWHVARGAAHFAFLAPCSDGMARQAPEICRDGPGFDRTAFHDGFNAAVVAFFRRESMAAAAAPPPR, encoded by the coding sequence ATGAAAAGACTGCTCCCTGCGCTGCTGGCCAGCCTCTGCGCCGTGCTCGCTCCCGCCGGCCATGCCGCGGGCCTTGCATTCATAGATGTACCTGCCGATGCACAGGGCCCCGCACTGCGGGGGGCCGTCTGGTCACCCTGCGCCACGCCGGCCGCACCCATCGCGCTGCCGCCCCTGGTGCTGCAGGGAGTGCGTGATTGCCCCGTGGCGGGCTCGCGCCTGCCGCTGGTCGTCATGTCGCACGGCACCGGCGGCTCGGCGCTGGGCCACCACGACACGGCGCAGGCGCTCGCCGACGCAGGATTCGTCGTGGCGGCGGTCCACCATCCCGGCGACAACTTCCAGGACCTGAGCCGGCAGACAAAGCTTTCGGCCTTCACCACCCGGCCGGAAGACATGCGCCGCCTCGTGGACTACATGCTGGGCCGATGGCCGGGCCGCGCGGCGCTGGCGCCGCAGTGGGTGGGCATCTTCGGCTTCTCGCGCGGCGGCTACACGGCGCTGGCCCTGGCCGGCGCCCAGCCGGACTGGGCGCTGCGGCGGGACCTGTGCCCGGCAGGCTCCCCCTTGCCGCTGTGCCGCGAGATCGCCAGCGGTGCCTTGCCGCCCGCCACACCTGCCGACCCGAGGATACGGGCCGCCGTGGTCGTGGACCCGCTCAGCGTGTTCGACGCCCGGGGGCTGCGGACTGTGCGCATCCCCCTGCAGCTCTGGGCCTCGGAACTCGGCGGCGACGGCGTCACGCCGGAGAGCGTGAGGGCCGTCCGCGACGGCCTGCCCACGGCGCCCGAATGGCATGTGGCCCGCGGTGCGGCGCACTTCGCCTTCCTGGCGCCCTGCTCCGACGGCATGGCACGCCAGGCGCCGGAGATCTGCCGGGATGGCCCCGGCTTCGACCGCACCGCGTTCCATGACGGCTTCAACGCGGCCGTCGTCGCCTTCTTCCGGCGGGAGTCCATGGCGGCCGCCGCGGCGCCGCCACCGCGCTGA
- the clpS gene encoding ATP-dependent Clp protease adapter ClpS, protein MATKPPSMTPTPPTGVPSRDDGGSVVLERRTQRTQPPQMYQVVMLNDDYTPMEFVIVVLQEFFGKDREAATQIMLKIHLDGKGVCGVYSRDVAATKVEQVREAAHKAGHPLQCLSEPVE, encoded by the coding sequence ATGGCAACTAAACCACCTTCCATGACCCCGACGCCTCCCACGGGAGTGCCGTCGCGGGACGATGGCGGCTCGGTCGTGCTCGAGAGGCGCACGCAAAGGACCCAGCCGCCCCAGATGTACCAGGTGGTGATGCTGAACGACGACTACACGCCCATGGAGTTCGTGATCGTCGTGCTGCAGGAGTTCTTCGGCAAGGACCGCGAAGCGGCCACGCAGATCATGCTGAAGATCCACCTGGACGGTAAAGGCGTATGTGGTGTGTATTCGCGCGACGTCGCCGCCACCAAGGTCGAACAGGTGCGCGAAGCCGCGCACAAGGCGGGCCACCCGCTGCAATGCCTGAGCGAGCCGGTTGAATAA
- the clpA gene encoding ATP-dependent Clp protease ATP-binding subunit ClpA — MIAQELEVSLHMAFVEARQQRHEFITVEHLLLALLDNPSAAEVLRACSANVEDLRSSLANFIKDNTPQVAGTDEVDTQPTLGFQRVIQRAIMHVQSTGNGKKEVTGANVLVAIFGEKDSHAVYYLHQQGVTRLDVVNFIAHGIKKGEPPEPAKAENPSEAEEGAGGERSEKASPLEQYTQNLNVAAKEGKIDPLIGRHYEVERTIQILCRRRKNNPLLVGEAGVGKTAIAEGLAWRITQNDVPEILAEASVYSLDMGALLAGTKYRGDFEQRLKGVLKSLKDKPNAILFIDEIHTLIGAGAASGGTLDASNLLKPALSSGQLKCIGATTFTEYRGIFEKDAALSRRFQKVDVVEPTVAETVDILKGLKSRFEEHHSVKYATAALQAAAELSAKYINDRHLPDKAIDVIDEAGAAQRILVASKRKKTIGKAEIEEIVAKIARIPPANVSNDDRSKLQTIERDLKSVVFGQDKALEVLASAVKMARSGLGKGDKPIGSFLFSGPTGVGKTEAAKQLAYILGIELIRFDMSEYMERHAVSRLIGAPPGYVGFDQGGLLTEAITKKPHAVLLLDEIEKAHPDIFNVLLQVMDHGTLTDNNGRKADFRNVIIIMTTNAGAETMNKATIGFTNPRQAGDEMADIKRLFTPEFRNRLDAIVNFKALDEQIILRVVDKFLLQLETQLAEKKVEVTFTDALRKHLAKKGFDPLMGARPMQRLIQDTIRRALADELLFGRLTEGGRLTVDIEVKTDEKGVETPDVLLDIQPLPKKDRSAKSEPAEPEEATAD; from the coding sequence ATGATTGCCCAGGAACTGGAAGTCAGCTTGCACATGGCCTTTGTCGAGGCCCGCCAGCAGCGCCACGAGTTCATCACCGTGGAGCATCTGTTGCTTGCACTGCTTGATAACCCCAGCGCAGCCGAGGTGCTGCGCGCATGCTCTGCCAACGTCGAGGACCTTCGCTCGTCGCTGGCGAATTTCATCAAGGACAACACGCCCCAGGTGGCAGGCACCGACGAGGTGGACACGCAGCCCACGCTGGGATTCCAGCGGGTGATCCAGCGCGCCATCATGCACGTGCAGTCCACCGGCAACGGCAAGAAGGAAGTGACCGGCGCGAACGTGCTGGTCGCGATCTTCGGCGAGAAGGATTCGCACGCCGTGTACTACCTGCACCAGCAGGGCGTCACCCGCCTGGACGTGGTCAACTTCATCGCCCACGGCATCAAGAAGGGCGAGCCGCCGGAGCCCGCGAAGGCCGAGAACCCCTCGGAAGCCGAAGAGGGCGCTGGCGGCGAGCGCAGCGAGAAGGCCTCGCCGCTGGAGCAGTACACGCAGAACCTGAACGTCGCCGCCAAGGAGGGCAAGATCGATCCGCTGATCGGCCGCCATTACGAGGTCGAGCGCACGATCCAGATCCTCTGCCGCCGCCGCAAGAACAACCCGCTGCTGGTCGGCGAGGCCGGCGTGGGCAAGACCGCGATCGCCGAGGGCCTGGCCTGGCGCATCACGCAGAACGACGTGCCCGAGATCCTGGCCGAGGCCTCGGTCTATTCGCTGGACATGGGCGCGCTGCTGGCCGGCACCAAGTACCGCGGCGATTTCGAGCAGCGCCTGAAGGGCGTGCTCAAGTCGCTCAAGGACAAGCCGAACGCGATCCTGTTCATCGACGAGATCCACACGCTGATCGGCGCGGGCGCCGCCTCGGGCGGCACGCTGGACGCGTCCAACCTGCTCAAGCCGGCGCTCTCCAGCGGCCAGCTCAAGTGCATCGGCGCGACCACGTTCACCGAGTACCGCGGCATCTTCGAGAAGGACGCGGCCCTGTCGCGGCGCTTCCAGAAGGTCGACGTGGTCGAGCCGACCGTGGCCGAGACGGTGGACATCCTCAAGGGGCTCAAGAGCCGTTTCGAGGAGCACCACAGCGTGAAATACGCCACCGCGGCCCTGCAGGCGGCGGCGGAGCTGTCGGCCAAGTACATCAACGACCGGCACCTGCCCGACAAGGCCATCGATGTGATCGACGAGGCCGGCGCTGCCCAGCGCATCCTGGTGGCCAGCAAGCGCAAGAAGACCATCGGCAAGGCCGAGATCGAGGAAATCGTGGCGAAGATCGCGCGCATCCCGCCCGCGAACGTCTCCAACGACGACCGCAGCAAGCTGCAGACCATCGAGCGTGACCTCAAGAGCGTGGTCTTCGGCCAGGACAAGGCGCTGGAAGTGCTCGCCTCCGCTGTCAAGATGGCGCGCTCGGGCCTGGGCAAGGGCGACAAGCCGATCGGCTCGTTCCTCTTCAGCGGCCCGACCGGCGTCGGCAAGACCGAGGCGGCCAAGCAGCTGGCCTACATCCTGGGCATCGAGCTGATCCGCTTCGACATGTCGGAGTACATGGAGCGCCACGCCGTGAGCCGCCTGATCGGCGCGCCCCCGGGCTACGTGGGCTTCGACCAGGGCGGCCTGCTGACCGAGGCCATCACGAAGAAGCCGCACGCAGTGCTGCTGCTCGACGAGATCGAGAAGGCGCACCCGGACATCTTCAACGTGCTGCTGCAGGTGATGGACCACGGCACGCTGACGGACAACAACGGGCGCAAGGCCGACTTCCGCAACGTCATCATCATCATGACGACGAACGCGGGTGCCGAGACCATGAACAAGGCCACCATCGGGTTCACCAACCCGCGGCAGGCCGGCGACGAGATGGCCGACATCAAGCGCCTGTTCACGCCCGAGTTCCGCAACCGCCTGGACGCGATAGTCAACTTCAAGGCGCTGGACGAGCAGATCATCCTGCGCGTGGTGGACAAGTTCCTGCTGCAGCTGGAGACCCAGCTCGCCGAGAAGAAGGTGGAAGTCACCTTCACCGACGCGCTGCGCAAGCACCTGGCGAAGAAGGGCTTCGATCCGCTGATGGGCGCGCGCCCGATGCAGCGCCTGATCCAGGACACCATCCGCCGCGCGCTGGCCGACGAACTGCTGTTCGGACGCCTGACCGAAGGTGGCCGCCTGACGGTGGACATCGAGGTCAAGACCGACGAGAAGGGGGTGGAAACGCCCGACGTGCTGCTGGACATCCAGCCGCTGCCGAAGAAGGACCGCTCGGCCAAGTCCGAGCCCGCGGAACCCGAAGAGGCGACCGCGGACTGA